A genomic segment from Nicotiana tabacum cultivar K326 chromosome 7, ASM71507v2, whole genome shotgun sequence encodes:
- the LOC107799826 gene encoding uncharacterized protein LOC107799826, which translates to MTSNIAESLNAVTKDARELSIFDLLEYMRTLLECWTNEKLLNAKGTFTFLGAKFNKELDDNRTLSQKLRIIVRASTDHIHTVLDGVKRYIVYLENKKCSCGQFQLEELPCAHALAALRHRNETYENYFSPYYTRESLLRTYEMLVNPLPD; encoded by the exons ATGACATCAAATATTGCAGAGTCGTTGAACGCAGTAACAAAAGATGCAAGAGAGCTGTCGATATTTGACCTTTTAGAGTATATGCGGACACTGCTAGAATGTTGGACCAATGAGAAGTTATTGAACGCGAAGGGTACTTTCACATTTCTTGGGGCCAAATTCAACAAAGAATTAGATGACAACAGAACATTATCTCAGAAGCTTAGG ATAATT gtgagggcttcaacaGATCATATACATACTGTGTTAGATGGTGTGAAGCGATACATTGTGTATCTAGAAAACAAGAAATGTAGCTGTGGCCAATTCCAACTTGAAGAACTTCCATGTGCGCATGCTTTGGCAGCATTAAGGCACAGGAATGAAACATATGAAAACTATTTCTCTCCGTATTACACAAGGGAGAGCCTTCTGCGTACGTATGAAATGCTAGTAAATCCTCTTCCTGATTAA
- the LOC107795682 gene encoding uncharacterized protein LOC107795682: MEEENTQILEINLISAQSLKTPITNLRRMQTYALLWVNSSNKLRTKIDHFGGENPTWNDKFLFRVSPKFISGDTSGVSVEIYAVGVLKDFLVGTVRLLLSSCFKGMVNTATPAFTAVQIRRPSGRFQGVLNIGAAVYISTDFSLLNGLSAVCFRDLMEEKESGRWRRRRLSRGGSKRSEQSSGGESCDFSDGTDSTTSSSSSVVSTALKDWNSVRTAVEMAGKKELKSDGGGLLCGLVMQKKIQLCPFDQNSRFWTESFEKDP, encoded by the coding sequence ATGGAAGAGGAAAATACTCAAATTCTGGAGATCAACTTGATCTCTGCTCAATCCCTCAAAACCCCAATCACTAACTTGCGTCGAATGCAAACTTACGCCCTACTCTGGGTTAACTCATCCAATAAACTCCGTACTAAGATCGATCATTTCGGCGGCGAAAACCCTACCTGGAACGACAAATTCCTCTTCCGTGTTTCGCCGAAATTCATTTCTGGCGATACCTCCGGTGTCTCCGTTGAAATCTACGCCGTTGGTGTCCTCAAGGATTTCCTCGTCGGTACTGTGCGTCTCCTGTTAAGTAGTTGTTTCAAAGGAATGGTGAATACTGCAACTCCGGCTTTCACAGCTGTACAAATTAGGCGGCCTTCTGGAAGGTTCCAAGGAGTTCTGAATATCGGTGCCGCGGTTTACATTAGTACGGATTTTTCGTTGTTGAATGGATTATCTGCTGTGTGTTTTCGTGATTTGATGGAAGAGAAAGAGAGCGGTCGATGGCGGCGACGGCGGCTTAGCCGTGGAGGATCGAAGCGGAGTGAGCAATCATCAGGCGGCGAGTCTTGCGATTTCTCCGACGGCACTGATTCGACGACCTCTTCGTCGTCGTCGGTGGTTTCAACGGCGTTGAAAGACTGGAACAGTGTGCGAACAGCTGTAGAGATGGCGGGAAAGAAAGAATTGAAATCTGACGGTGGAGGTTTGCTGTGTGGTTTAGTGATGCAGAAGAAGATTCAATTGTGTCCGTTCGATCAGAATTCACGGTTCTGGACTGAATCCTTTGAGAAGGATCCATAA
- the LOC107795681 gene encoding uncharacterized protein LOC107795681: MYPMYGFMDTHPYQRNRVPHNPPYYPQFEPNRHHLNIDPARSPVAYESWPCGGNYGHPYPPQCHSCCIHNNSPSQCAFGPPYPYLPLPPYNNCSNPAYPVMYAANYVSPHFTMEQPRYEYDKNMGSGHHFCGCPNHPCYTKGGSNIKIEEQDQDKKNESNESLVPFGFKNCPYPVLWMPPDYMMNSAHVKPNGFEGKRDEVKDVKPYGDCRSFEQPNIWNVWSPYQGNNSELPKQRGDPPRKQHHDDMNKKQFPFPIIWMPYKPEEIDGKVSKETGVDQEQTSPLKSTIPKLHDVEEDRSDSRENVVNRGSEIHGKGLNKDSVTKIIPVRQMEQIEDVLDGKPEDASKQHDVDAKEKKTTEDGGKKQSSSPTKSSKLPPVCLRVDPLPRKKSSNGSSRSPSPPGGKRKLVDSPSDSSKPPILSNEKENVHLDKSSTTATPEKSIEVDPSEGKRKVVKVAQGTSKEDKLQDQYTVFPDLKGKARGQSSEGDTSKATNELKHQPDGVAAEPQSNNQGHQIGEAREAAKGNAGLVVYMKPDRSKLSDDNAATVIQSAYRGFNVRRWEPLKKLKQITKIKEQMAELKNCIQALESSADNKQMTILTEAIMGLLLKLDAIQGLHPTVREYRKSVAKELVSLQEKLDLLNCKKQLAESEQALTAQSSGDACRTVEDNISMQGGREVPKFEQDDDLARGDEEIKVHAKEPCQEQPLCAAETLPNSHHVGNAEEVVGKEESENVEEVVENFSSGGAVVDEATESLSESKENLNDKSPDENTVVVEKSEEHDKAEQSLPNPIPFSVDLTENLGLEVRGCGLKGKGGGVDELEELPQGVLDEETSVQGSTEIRKDEVLQHDNGNLTAHIPEEKVSDTERREHHHLEALGETLVVLGPMNIHSSNGQKENSEVLETDKTVRVDAPEQEKEDLRPLNEDGKISDVDAKVGMEEDGEERGQCSTGSDAFPIYSQEEAITMKQSTDATNMEELETTGVLQEKMQNAVERDIEILNSKKTIEVSAEPQLFTATIDEAKEYYAQDKQNVGEENMEVQGEELPARSDALVSVLKSEHKENNVEVEQRHLEENFEMQEEEPVAADNPAPMTEEPVDESIVMTAPKSEAVTTETQLLGEKELGVAEDRSTYPSTCDTVEGNSADAVCSFGSTPNEAQVMDAKELKEWKRVEMSPSSPTASQVSFDSDAFSESSQKLIEENEKLREMMEKLIKAGKEQLTVVSSLSGRVKDLEKRLSRKKKLRLRRYRVPRAGSVCMKPLNDSLKDRAAGLAM; this comes from the exons ATGTATCCCATGTATGGGTTCATGGACACACATCCTTACCAAAGAAACCGAGTACCTCACAACCCTCCTTATTATCCCCAGTTTGAACCCAATCGTCATCATCTGAACATTGATCCAGCTAGATCTCCTGTAGCTTATGAATCCTGGCCTTGTGGTGGTAACTATGGGCATCCTTATCCACCGCAGTGTCACAGTTGCTGTATCCATAACAATTCCCCGAGCCAGTGTGCATTCGGTCCTCCTTATCCCTACCTTCCACTGCCTCCCTACAACAACTGTAGCAATCCAGCATATCCGGTGATGTATGCTGCTAATTATGTTTCTCCCCATTTTACTATGGAGCAGCCTCGGTACGAATATGATAAGAATATGGGAAGTGGTCATCACTTCTGTGGCTGTCCAAATCATCCATGTTATACGAAAGGAGGGAGCAACATTAAAATAGAAGAACAGGACCAGGATAAGAAAAATGAAAGCAATGAGTCCTTGGTTCCTTTTGGGTTCAAGAATTGTCCTTATCCTGTTCTGTGGATGCCACCTGATTATATGATGAATAGCGCACACGTGAAGCCTAATGGATTTGAAGGTAAACGGGATGAGGTGAAAGATGTGAAACCGTATGGTGATTGCAGATCTTTCGAACAACCAAATATCTGGAATGTATGGTCTCCTTATCAAGGGAACAACTCGGAATTACCAAAGCAAAGGGGAGATCCACCCAGAAAACAACACCACGATGATATGAACAAGAAACAGTTTCCATTTCCAATAATCTGGATGCCTTACAAACCTGAGGAAATAGACGGCAAAGTTAGCAAGGAGACTGGTGTTGATCAGGAGCAGACCTCCCCCTTAAAATCTACCATACCAAAGTTACATGATGTTGAAGAGGATAGAAGCGATTCTAGAGAAAATGTAGTGAATAGAGGAAGTGAAATCCACGGAAAGGGACTGAATAAAGATTCTGTTACGAAAATCATTCCAGTAAGGCAAATGGAGCAAATTGAGGATGTCTTGGATGGAAAACCGGAAGATGCTTCCAAACAGCATGATGTTGATGCTAAAGAGAAGAAAACCACTGAAGACGGTGGCAAGAAGCAGTCGTCTTCTCCTACAAAGTCATCCAAGCTGCCCCCTGTTTGTCTAAGAGTTGATCCCCTGCCTAGGAAAAAAAGCAGTAACGGCAGTTCTAGGTCCCCTAGTCCTCCTGGTGGGAAACGGAAATTAGTAGATTCGCCAAGTGACAGCTCCAAACCTCCCATCTTATCAAATGAGAAGGAGAATGTTCATCTTGACAAATCATCCACAACAGCTACGCCGGAGAAAAGCATAGAAGTGGATCCaagtgaaggaaaaagaaaagttgTTAAGGTTGCCCAAGGGACTAGCAAAGAAGATAAACTTCAAGATCAATATACGGTTTTCCCTGATCTGAAAGGGAAGGCAAGGGGCCAAAGCAGTGAGGGTGATACTAGTAAAGCAACCAATGAGCTCAAGCATCAACCTGATGGAGTAGCAGCAGAACCTCAGTCCAACAATCAAGGACATCAGATTGGTGAGGCCAGAGAAGCAGCGAAGGGAAATGCGGGTTTAGTTGTGTACATGAAACCAGATAGGAGTAAGCTGTCTGATGATAACGCGGCTACTGTGATTCAGTCGGCATACCGAGGGTTCAACGTGCGGAGATGGGAGCCTCTGAAGAAATTAAAGCAGATAACTAAAATAAAGGAGCAGATGGCTGAGCTTAAAAACTGTATTCAGGCTTTGGAGAGCTCAGCTGACAACAAACAGATGACTATTCTCACAGAAGCCATAATGGGTCTTCTGCTGAAGCTTGACGCTATTCAG GGGTTACATCCAACCGTTAGGGAATATAGAAAATCTGTAGCAAAGGAGCTTGTTAGCCTGCAGGAGAAGCTGGATCTTCTGAACTGTAAGAAGCAACTGGCAGAAAGTGAACAGGCTTTAACTGCTCAATCCAGCGGGGATGCATGCAGGACGGTGGAAGACAACATTTCCATGCAGGGAGGCCGAGAGGTGCCAAAGTTTGAACAGGATGATGATTTAGCGCGGGGAGATGAAGAAATAAAGGTACATGCAAAGGAGCCCTGTCAAGAGCAGCCTCTTTGTGCGGCAGAGACACTCCCCAACTCTCATCACGTAGGCAATGCAGAGGAAGTGGTCGGTAAAGAAGAAAGTGAGAACGTTGAGGAGGTGGTGGAGAACTTTTCAAGTGGTGGTGCAGTGGTGGATGAGGCAACAGAATCACTTTCTGAATCTAAAGAAAATTTGAATGATAAGTCACCTGATGAGAATACGGTAGTAGTTGAGAAATCAGAAGAGCATGACAAAGCTGAACAATCTTTGCCAAATCCTATTCCATTTTCTGTAGATCTGACAGAAAACTTGGGCTTAGAGGTCAGAGGTTGTGGTTTGAAGGGGAAGGGTGGAGGTGTTGATGAATTGGAAGAGCTCCCGCAAGGAGTCCTTGATGAAGAGACTAGTGTTCAAGGGTCTACTGAGATCAGAAAAGACGAGGTCCTCCAACATGACAATGGAAACCTTACTGCTCATATTCCTGAAGAAAAAGTCTCTGATACAGAGAGGCGAGAGCACCACCACTTGGAAGCATTAGGTGAAACACTAGTTGTTTTGGGGCCAATGAACATCCACAGCAGCAATGGACAAAAAGAAAATTCAGAAGTTCTGGAAACAGATAAAACAGTACGAGTTGATGCTCCAGAACAGGAGAAAGAAGATCTCAGACCATTAAATGAAGATGGGAAGATCTCTGATGTTGATGCTAAGGTTGGTATGGAAGAGGATGGCGAGGAACGTGGACAATGCAGCACTGGGTCAGACGCGTTTCCAATATACTCACAGGAAGAAGCAATCACCATGAAGCAGTCTACAGATGCCACCAACATGGAGGAATTGGAAACAACTGGAGTTCTGCAGGAGAAAATGCAAAATGCAGTAGAGAGAGACATTGAAATCCTTAATTCAAAAAAAACCATTGAAGTGTCAGCAGAACCTCAACTATTTACTGCTACCATTGACGAGGCCAAAGAATATTATGCTCAGGATAAGCAGAATGTTGGGGAGGAAAATATGGAGGTGCAAGGTGAGGAATTGCCTGCTCGCAGTGATGCTTTGGTCTCTGTACTCAAGAGTGAACACAAAGAGAATAATGTGGAGGTTGAGCAGAGGCATCTGGAGGAAAACTTTGAGATGCAAGAGGAAGAACCAGTGGCTGCTGATAACCCTGCACCTATGACCGaggaaccagtggatgaaagtaTAGTGATGACTGCTCCAAAATCAGAAGCTGTAACTACTGAGACGCAGCTGTTAGGGGAGAAAGAGCTTGGTGTAGCAGAGGACCGCAGCACATATCCATCGACATGTGATACTGTGGAAGGTAATTCAGCTGATGCTGTCTGCTCTTTTGGTTCTACGCCTAATGAAGCACAAGTAATGGATGCAAAGGAGCTTAAAGAATGGAAGAGAGTGGAAATGTCACCATCATCACCTACTGCTAGCCAAGTATCCTTTGATAGTGATGCATTCTCAGAGAGCAGTCAAAAGCTTATAGAAGAGAATGAAAAATTAAGGGAGATGATGGAGAAACTAATAAAAGCAGGGAAAGAACAACTCACTGTTGTATCCAGTCTTTCTGGAAGAGTTAAGGACCTGGAGAAGAGATTGTCCAGGAAGAAGAAGCTGAGATTGAGACGATATAGGGTACCAAGAGCAGGTTCAGTCTGTATGAAGCCATTGAATGACTCACTGAAAGACAGAGCTGCGGGGTTGGCAATGTGA